Genomic DNA from Penaeus monodon isolate SGIC_2016 chromosome 4, NSTDA_Pmon_1, whole genome shotgun sequence:
CACAAACACGCTTTCTTTCCCCACAATACCCACAAACCCATCTATTAAACGAGCAtagaacctccccccccaaaaaaaaaaaaaaaaaaaaaacagacattgtATAACAAAGAATACTCACGCGCTAATGGCAGCCTTCTCAGCATGGGGATGATTATACTTTGGGTCGGTCAGCGAACAAGCGAGGTGTTCTAAACAGTGGTTATCGTCCTCTACCATTCCTGCGCACGAGAGATACTTGGCCACAATGTCCTCCTGTGgaagatagatatttacatgCATTCAGCATCGAGAAGTCATCCGTGTTTATTTTCGTAGGTTCTAAAAGAGGAAGGTTGTGTCATATACtcgcatacaattttttttcagattaagcttaattactgatttattttaagtgttcttttctcttcttggtACCCATGAGAAACCACTCCATATCTGTCTTCTACAAATGTCCCTTTTTATCACCCATGCGACCCTTCTTTCAAaacaattattatcacatcatgtCTGATCCtacaaatgtcattttttttttattaatctttctaCATTCCTTCAAAATATCAaacattattacatcatattataaatcatcatcCCCAACATCATCACACTATTCAGTATCGTCATTACATAACATGAGAGTAACATCATTTTTACACATAAcatcactattatatatcataagtatccttacattattatcatattattatgtatgaaaatataatcaCATTACAGTATATCACACCATCATTGTACATGAATGCAAATATcatcacaccacatcacaccagtTTCACACCACCATCCCACATCACTACAATAACCATCACACCACATCATCCAAACcaccatcctaaaaaaaaaaaattacatacacctTCACCCTcgcatcatcctcattaccacaTTACCTGCATGCTATTCTCGGCCTCCACATCGAAATTCTCATGCACGTATTCTTGAACCTGAGAGAATTCCCTCAGTTTTTCGTTCACCACTTCGTCAGGCACTTCCCTTCTTCGTCTCTTGCCGGTCGAGACGGTGACGAAACTGCAGAGACACGAGAGGAGAGTTCGCCGGTTTTATGTCATGCTGTTTGTTAAcccttgtttttggttttatatattgaATTGGTATTggtgattatattgttattttgatgaggaattgttgttatcagttattgtcgttgtttattattatcgttaatgttttattatatcattatcattgtcagtatcattaccataatcatcatcattactatcaatattatcattactattattattaggtttattgttatcattatcatctataccaAATAACTTTTACACTgttcttttcattcttatcattactcttgttattaacGAAATAACTATATAACTTTTACTaagttattttcattctcatcatcactcttgttattattatctaaataactaaataactttAACCTATGATGAATAGCTTCTCACTAACCCAATACCAATGGGCGCCAGGTTGAACAGGGTGGCGAGGACGGCCAAGGGAGCTAGCACGGAGCAAAGGGTACCAGAcagtcctccttttcctcctccaccttttcctctatgtcctcctccacctcctcctcctccaccatatcctcctcctcctctcctccaccataccctcctcctcctccaccataccctcctcctcctccatttccataGCCACTCCCTTGACCTCCTCCACTCGGTTCGGTGATGTAGATGACGtcggcacctcctcctcctccactatatcccccaccacctccaccacttcctcctgcAGCGCCgcctggagggagaaggggggaaaatccaCCTGCCAGAGACTCACCCGAAGCTAAGCAGCGGCAGAATGGAGCTGAGGAGAGCCAGAGGAGCCAACGCAGCGCAAATGGTACACGCGGCGTtgctccctcctccgcctcctccaccgtatcctccacctcctccaccgtaTCCTCCACCACCGCCGGAATAACCGCCACCGCCTCCACCTTTGGTCTGGTGGACGATCACGACCGGGTGGCCTCCTGATCCACCGCCTCCACCCGAGCTTCCACTACCACCGTAGCCcgttccaccaccaccacctgaaCTGTATCCTCCGCCACCGAAGCTGCCACCACCTGCATGAAACAGTTACTCATGAAGActctatattactattttttcttctgctttttggTTCTATGGTTAATggacacttttcttttctttttttgtattaaatttattgatattttctctttctatttttttaacctttttgttattgtttttaagttattcttcattgttttttttctttttttgtccgaAGATTATTGCTAAAATTACTGCTCATATCGTCTTTAGGTCATTACTCATTTTCtactatttttctgtttgttttgtcatAAGATTACTACTGTTTTTTCaacctttattattaattaattaaaaaaaaaagttttttaggccatgacaatttttttttctactatttttttctacttctttgtgTCTTAGAATTATTGCTAATTCTTCTACTcactttttctataatttttaaaaatgaaactgtctttgcaatatataaacaaaggaaaaaggggaaaaatggtgcCGTTATAATAAGGCCAAACATATCTATAAGAAAATTGAAGGAGCGAAAATCTAGAGGCATTTTATCGACCACGAAAACTAACGATAGATAATgtaaaaagataaggataatcaAGTGCATGCAATACTAAATACACTTAAAGGGTCCAAGACAGGCATAAGAAATATAGCTATCGAATACTGacatagaaagtatatatatatatcaaatttatttcaAGTAAAAATGGATTAAAGAAAATGTTGAAAAGTTTGATGTTGTTTACTGATTTTGAAACTTAAATAGATCAGGTTTACCTCATGCGTGAATTTTTCTAGTAATTTTAAAAGCATAAATCACTTAATTTCCTTAAAGAAGCGACGAGATATATGTTCTCCATACagcaattgttaaaaaaatatacgcattatttcattaaaaaatcacGGAAGCAAAATTCATTAAATctactattatcttttctataatatatatatatatatatatatatatatatatatatatatatatatatattattctaaagtCTTTGAATTTAGCACATTCAGCAATTTACAATTCAGCAACTTGAAATTCAACAGCTTAAAATTCAGCAACTTAAATTCAGCAATTTAAAATTTAGCAACACTAAAACACGAAAATTGATCAAACtaagaacgaaataaaaatataaaaagtggcTTCATTCAACACTTACCTCCatatccacttcctcctcctccccctcctcctgtacCACCATAGCCTCCAGTCCCAGTAAAACctagttaaaaaaagagagagaaagaaagagagaaaataaaaattgtaaaaataacaatagaaaaaaatatagtgacGCTTCATAATAACGCTGCTCCCACTGCAGCAAATAGATGGTGCATttgtacaaaaaagaaagaaaatgaaatgacttGAGGGAGTAAATTAAATGGAAACGACTCAATGAAATGACCCAAAGAAGTGAATTAAATGAAACGACTCAATGAAATGACCCAAAGAAGTGAATTAAACGAAACGACCCAACGAAGTGAATGAAATGAAAACGAACTCAATGAAATGACCAACGGAAGCGAATGgacctcacctccacctcctccgccaGAACTGTagtctctctccactctcacatGTGGTTCGAACTCCACCGCTTCCACCAGCCCGCAGCCTGCCACCACCCCGGCCGCTGCCAACACTGCGCCTGACCACCTCATCTTGAAGGGGCGAATCGGGAAGCGAAATAAACAGGAATAAAcgacggggggaaagggagaaatactgaatagacggggggggggggtggataatgaagggtggaggaggagaagaaaaaaaattgtgtcgcGGGATTGGGGAAATGGGTAAAATAAGGGGAGATTAGAAGGGTGGATAAAATGGGGAAAGGGTTAGATAGGGAAGATTAGAAGGTTGGAATAATGGGAAATGGGTAAATAATAGGAGAATGAAAGGCTGGATAAATGGGGAATGGGTTAATAGAGAAgattagaaatttaaaaacatgggaaatgagtgaataaaaaagagatgaaaaggttggaaaaatggaaaatgggtAAATAAAGGGAGAATAAACGGCTGGAAAAATGGGGAATAGGTAAATAAGAGATCAGAAAGTTTTGAAAAATGGGGAATGGGTCAATACAATGGGTTAAGAGATTTAGGAAGTTGGAAATAGGCATATAAGGGAGGACAAGGGACAGAggaaacagataaataggtaaacaggtaaatataaagaaaatagggACCAGAATTAAGGAATaggtaaatataaagaaaataggagCCAGAATGAAGGAATAGAGGAATAGGAAAACtatggaataatattaataaaaataaataaataactaaataaataaatatataaatatacatatacttcaaagATAccgtaataaaatatttattataacgaggaaaaatgtagttttttcttttttacttaactGATCTGTTGTTAAGTATTTTCTTGattgaaaagttttaaaaaatgagattGAATAATTACAGAATGCAAAATGAATAACGGCGCTTTTGATATTCTATCTTCATCAAAATTTCGTATGATATACATCAGTAGAATATAGTTTGATGTGGAATTATTCATTCACATtaatacattatttaaatttgttaatgtcaattttctgtatttcttgacgtgagttttctttacattttaacctgaattttctacatttgtttacGTGATCTTTAAATTTCGTTAACATGAAATTTCTACATTTATAAACGTGATCTTTTGATTTTCTtaacattcactttttttttacatttgttataatgaatttctcatctctttctaaGATCTTAAGATAACCCCTTCAATGCACCATCGCTTCGTATTCCAGATCTTAAAACGCgatttcagttattttttgtACTTGAAaccgaacaatatatatatatatatatatatatatatatatatatatatatatatatatatatataaacaaaaccttTTCTCCCAGGAATGAAACATAATCATGACAAGTATGGAATACCCTACTTTTCATatgataaaatactactactactactacaactactactactaaaaataataataaaaaaataggcaGAACTTTACGAAATCAAAAACGGCAACTCTCAAACACACTCACTTCTCCCAACAGCTAAAATATCCTCCTAAAAAGCGTATAAACTCGTAACAGTAACGAAGACTGTGGGCGAATCTCCCTTCCTAACCGCGTTGTACTTGCTTCACCTCTCCCTCAGGGCACACAAGGCGAAGTGAACTGGCAGGACCTTAGCGTGGGCGTCTTATAAAGGGCGACGAAGACCATCGAAGGGCAGTagagtgtgaagagagagagagagggggtcgaCGCACAATGCGCTCCCCGGGCCAGAACCACGTGTTTGTGGAGGCTCGTGAGGAAAAGTTGGTGGGAAGAGGGCATgagcgtgggagggggagggggaaggggcacgagcgtgggaggggggagggggaaggggcatgagcgtgggagggggagggggaaggggcatgagcgtgggagggggagaggggaaggggcacgagcgtgggaggggggaggggaaggggcatgagcgtgggaggggggagggggaaggggcatgagcgtgggaggggggagggggaagggacatgagcgtgggaggggggaggggaaagggacataagtgtgggagggggaagggggagggggaagggacatgagcgtgggaggggggagggggaaggggcatgagcgtgggaggggggagggggaagggacatgaggtgggaggggggaggggaaaggacatgggcgtgggggggggagggggaaggggcatgagcgtgggaggggggagggggaaggggcatgagcgtgggagggggagggggaagggacataagcgtgggaggggggagggggaagggacatgagcgtgggaggggggagggggaagggacataagcgtgggaggggggagggggaggggcatgagcgtgggagggggagggggaagggacatgagcgtgggaggggggagggggaagggacataagcgtgggaggggggaggggggaaggggcatgagcgtgggaggggggagggggaaggggcatgagcgtgggaggggggagggggaagggacataagcgtgggagg
This window encodes:
- the LOC119572434 gene encoding thread biopolymer filament subunit gamma-like, with the protein product MRWSGAVLAAAGVVAGCGLVEAVEFEPHVRVERDYSSGGGGGGGGSFGGGGYSSGGGGGTGYGGSGSSGGGGGSGGHPVVIVHQTKGGGGGGYSGGGGGYGGGGGGYGGGGGGGSNAACTICAALAPLALLSSILPLLSFGFVTVSTGKRRRREVPDEVVNEKLREFSQVQEYVHENFDVEAENSMQEDIVAKYLSCAGMVEDDNHCLEHLACSLTDPKYNHPHAEKAAISAILHTIMGNHKLPQYLKDRLAAAGHVGRQEPGTCFRFPCQNAAPPTSSFASLPQDLSDASSSLSFNIGEASRPGNEVAEDTGHEEAYKGGPSHSKHYWGKTSRS